One Nicotiana tomentosiformis chromosome 4, ASM39032v3, whole genome shotgun sequence genomic window carries:
- the LOC138910175 gene encoding uncharacterized protein, producing the protein MVKTIEKYNILEGTLRSREEELEVSRGVEAQCSDLQAQVVELHIQLEESRLRLEGLSGEVAEKWSELGKVESFCLDAQRKLEMLELANSTLQAERENNQSMLKAKQDRLEGRVGELEKDNTLLHDGVVALEGEGSTACTTLFFSYFKI; encoded by the coding sequence ATGGTAAAGACCATTGAAAAGTACAACATCCTAGAGGGGACTTTGAGGAGTCGTGAAGAGGAGCTTGAGGTTAGCAGGGGCGTGGAGGCCCAATGTAGTGACCTTCAAGCACAAGTGGTCGAACTGCACATACAATTGGAAGAAAGTCGACTTCGGCTGGAGGGCCTTAGTGGTGAAGTTGCTGAGAAGTGGAGCGAGCTTGGGAAAGTGGAATCTTTCTGCTTGGATGCTCAGAGGAAGTTGGAGATGCTTGAGCTAGCGAATAGCACCCTCCAGGCCGAACGGGAGAATAATCAGTCCATGTTGAAGGCTAAGCAGGATCGACTAGAGGGTAGGGTCGGAGAGCTGGAGAAGGATAACACCCTTCTTCATGATGGAGTGGTCGCATTGGAAGGAGAAGGCTCAACTGCTTGCACAACCCTCTTCTTCTCATACTTCAAAATTTAA